In a single window of the Candidatus Eisenbacteria bacterium genome:
- a CDS encoding DUF5668 domain-containing protein yields MRRTREDGAPFVEMKVGFDRGQRTKKRDQAMWGLFLIGVGVVFLLARMDVIDLHRWHTWWPTLMILFGAAWIIVPGRPRQIASGVTFVLLGLWFWACFEHWYGLRFRTGWPLLVVIAGLEMVLTALLDRLELKWKEDKGHA; encoded by the coding sequence GTGAGACGCACTCGGGAGGACGGAGCCCCATTCGTCGAGATGAAGGTCGGGTTCGACCGCGGTCAACGGACGAAGAAACGCGACCAGGCGATGTGGGGACTCTTCCTGATCGGAGTGGGAGTGGTCTTCCTCCTGGCGCGGATGGACGTCATCGACCTCCATCGATGGCACACCTGGTGGCCGACGCTGATGATCCTGTTCGGCGCCGCCTGGATCATCGTGCCGGGGCGCCCGCGGCAGATCGCCTCGGGAGTCACCTTCGTCCTGCTCGGACTCTGGTTCTGGGCCTGTTTCGAGCACTGGTACGGACTCCGTTTCCGCACCGGCTGGCCGCTCCTGGTGGTGATCGCCGGACTGGAAATGGTGTTGACCGCCCTGCTCGACCGACTCGAGCTGAAGTGGAAGGAGGACAAGGGTCATGCGTAG
- a CDS encoding TMEM175 family protein, whose translation MTKSRLEAFSDGVIAIIITIMVLELRVPHEATWAALRSVWHELWTYLLSFVILGIYWNNHHHMLHITSRVNGTILWANQHLLFWLSLVPFTTRWMSETRLAPLPTAAYGMVLLMAAIAYTILATTIVRHEGPDSRLAAAIGRDFKGRTSLAAYTLATPLAFVSPWISVALYALVVAMWLVPDRRIES comes from the coding sequence ATGACCAAGAGCCGCCTCGAAGCCTTCAGCGACGGCGTGATCGCGATCATCATCACGATCATGGTGCTCGAGCTGCGCGTACCCCATGAAGCGACGTGGGCGGCGCTGCGCTCCGTGTGGCACGAGCTGTGGACCTACCTCCTGAGCTTCGTCATCCTCGGGATCTACTGGAACAACCACCACCACATGCTGCACATCACGAGCCGCGTCAACGGGACGATCCTCTGGGCGAACCAGCACCTTCTCTTCTGGCTCTCGCTGGTCCCCTTCACCACGCGATGGATGAGCGAGACCCGCCTGGCCCCGCTGCCGACCGCGGCCTACGGCATGGTCCTCCTGATGGCCGCGATCGCCTACACCATCCTGGCTACGACGATCGTGCGCCACGAAGGCCCTGACTCGAGGCTGGCGGCCGCGATCGGGAGAGACTTCAAGGGCAGGACGTCGCTCGCGGCCTATACGCTGGCGACGCCCCTGGCCTTCGTGAGTCCTTGGATCTCGGTGGCGCTCTACGCCCTGGTCGTCGCCATGTGGCTCGTGCCCGACCGTCGGATCGAGTC
- a CDS encoding DUF5668 domain-containing protein, whose amino-acid sequence MVEVRVSRVSGRLVLGLIVITLGTLWTLDNLDLIHSGPILRWWPVVLLGLGIAKLFGIGTGRNPAAGTMFLLVGILFLAGRIGIDGLDFSLLWPMLLVVIGVNLVIRSYRAQSLDGPTEDLSSRLGTFAFWSGVDRKVSSPAFRGGDITAVMGGAKIDFRQAKTVPGGAILDLFVWWGGVEMIIPEDWKVVSEGTVLMGGIEDKAKAAPPESANILILRGLVLMGGVEIKN is encoded by the coding sequence ATGGTTGAAGTTCGTGTCTCTCGGGTCTCGGGCCGCCTCGTCCTGGGCCTCATCGTCATCACGCTCGGGACCTTGTGGACCCTGGACAACCTGGACCTGATCCATTCGGGCCCGATCCTGCGCTGGTGGCCGGTCGTGCTCCTCGGGCTCGGCATTGCCAAGCTGTTCGGGATCGGCACCGGACGGAACCCCGCCGCGGGAACGATGTTCCTCCTGGTGGGCATCCTGTTCCTGGCGGGCCGAATCGGCATCGACGGCCTCGACTTCTCGCTGCTGTGGCCGATGCTGCTGGTGGTCATTGGCGTCAACCTCGTCATTCGCTCTTATCGGGCGCAGTCGTTGGATGGCCCCACCGAGGATCTGTCCTCGCGGCTCGGCACGTTCGCCTTCTGGAGCGGCGTGGACCGCAAGGTCAGCTCGCCGGCCTTCCGTGGCGGTGACATCACCGCGGTCATGGGGGGCGCCAAGATCGATTTCCGCCAGGCCAAGACGGTTCCCGGAGGCGCCATCCTCGACTTGTTCGTGTGGTGGGGTGGCGTCGAGATGATCATTCCCGAGGACTGGAAGGTGGTCTCCGAGGGCACCGTGCTCATGGGTGGCATCGAGGACAAGGCCAAGGCGGCGCCGCCGGAATCCGCCAACATCCTCATTCTGCGTGGCCTCGTGCTGATGGGCGGCGTCGAGATCAAGAACTGA
- a CDS encoding aminomethyltransferase family protein: MLKTSPFHSRTAPLVRAQTWRRWAGYQMASAYDPHPDREYAAIRNAAALIDVSPLYKYRLTGRDAARLLDRMITRDMTKLAVGQVYYTPWCDAHGKVIDDGTVSRLDEGTYRLTSADSSLRWLHMNAVGMDAAIEDASEKLGAVSLQGPLSRDLLQTLTPADLSKLKYFRLVETQVRDIPVTVSRTGYTGDLGYEIWVDTGRAEALWDALITAGTPYGIVPAGVWALDIARIEAGLIMLDVDYFSAHHALIEARKSSPYEINLGWAVSAKKGPFNGRRALAAERARGPAWNFVGLEIDWESFEQLFRAHHLPPHLSNVAWRASAPVYRDGTQIGYATSGCWSPLLKKSLALAHLRAPHFTAGTAVEMEITVEHQRLKAAARVRKLPFYDPERKKA; encoded by the coding sequence ATGCTCAAGACCAGCCCCTTCCATTCGCGCACAGCACCCCTGGTGCGCGCGCAGACCTGGCGCCGCTGGGCCGGGTATCAGATGGCGAGCGCGTACGACCCGCACCCGGATCGCGAGTACGCGGCCATCCGCAATGCGGCCGCGCTGATCGACGTCTCGCCGCTCTACAAGTACCGGCTGACCGGTCGCGATGCCGCGCGGCTCCTGGACCGCATGATCACCCGCGACATGACCAAGCTGGCGGTCGGGCAGGTCTACTACACGCCGTGGTGCGACGCGCACGGCAAAGTGATCGATGACGGCACCGTCAGCCGCCTCGACGAAGGCACGTACCGCCTGACGAGCGCCGACTCTTCGCTGCGCTGGCTTCACATGAACGCAGTGGGCATGGACGCGGCCATCGAGGACGCCTCGGAAAAGCTCGGCGCGGTGTCCCTCCAAGGTCCGCTCTCGCGCGACTTGCTGCAGACCCTGACGCCGGCCGATCTCTCGAAGCTCAAGTACTTCCGCCTGGTCGAAACTCAGGTGCGCGACATCCCGGTGACCGTCTCGCGCACCGGTTACACCGGCGATCTCGGCTACGAGATCTGGGTGGACACGGGCCGCGCCGAAGCGCTGTGGGACGCCCTGATCACCGCGGGCACGCCCTACGGCATCGTTCCCGCCGGCGTGTGGGCGCTCGACATCGCGCGCATCGAGGCGGGTCTCATCATGCTCGACGTCGACTACTTCTCTGCCCACCACGCCTTGATCGAGGCGCGCAAGTCGTCGCCCTACGAGATCAACCTCGGCTGGGCGGTGAGCGCCAAGAAGGGGCCTTTCAACGGGCGCCGCGCGCTGGCCGCCGAGCGGGCGCGAGGACCGGCGTGGAACTTCGTGGGGCTCGAGATCGACTGGGAGTCGTTCGAGCAGCTCTTCCGCGCGCATCACCTGCCGCCCCATCTGTCGAACGTCGCGTGGCGAGCGAGCGCGCCGGTCTATCGCGACGGCACGCAGATCGGCTACGCCACCAGCGGCTGCTGGTCGCCGCTGCTCAAGAAGTCGCTGGCACTCGCGCATCTGCGCGCGCCGCACTTCACGGCCGGCACCGCGGTCGAGATGGAGATCACCGTCGAGCACCAGCGCCTGAAGGCCGCCGCACGGGTGCGCAAGCTGCCCTTCTACGACCCCGAGCGGAAGAAGGCATGA
- a CDS encoding NAD(P)/FAD-dependent oxidoreductase: MSNHRYDVIVVGGGHNGLVAAAYLARAGKKTLVLERRPVLGGAAVTEEVFPGFKFSVFSYVVSLLRPEIIRDLDLPAHGLQILPLESTITPMENGDYLGSWADPDESRRELCRHSPRDADAMVLFGRLMHHMAMAVKPILGMVPPDPASLAPSELAGLLKLGGHFRSLGAERFHALHKLMTMSSADYLDEWFEFDTLKATKSASGIIGTFLGPRSPGSAYVLLHHYMGEIDGAFRAWGFQKGGTGAISNSIASAARAFGAEIRTGAGVDRVTTRGDRVTGVALESGEEIAADRVVSGLDPRLTFTRLLDPKSLPSDVVDGVRRYKFRGSSGKVNLALSGLPNFSCLPGNGPHLRGAVSISPTIDYLERAYDDAKYGEFSAHPYMDIVIPSMIDPGMAPPGKHVMSIFVQYAPYALNGGWNDARREAFGDAVVKTLARYAPDIESLILHRQVLTPADIERITGLSEGNIFQGELALQQLFFLRPVPEWAKYRTPIHGYWQCGAGTHPGGGIMGASGRLAALEMLKDGR; the protein is encoded by the coding sequence ATGAGCAACCACCGCTACGACGTGATCGTGGTCGGCGGCGGCCACAATGGACTCGTCGCTGCGGCCTACCTGGCGCGCGCGGGCAAGAAGACGCTGGTGCTCGAGCGGCGTCCGGTGCTCGGCGGCGCGGCGGTGACCGAAGAGGTCTTCCCCGGCTTCAAGTTCTCGGTGTTCTCCTACGTGGTGAGCCTGTTGCGCCCCGAGATCATCCGCGACCTCGATCTGCCGGCGCACGGACTCCAGATCCTGCCGCTCGAGAGCACGATCACGCCGATGGAGAACGGCGACTATCTCGGCTCCTGGGCCGATCCCGACGAATCGCGCCGCGAGCTCTGTCGCCACTCGCCGCGCGACGCCGACGCGATGGTGCTGTTCGGGCGGCTCATGCACCACATGGCGATGGCGGTGAAGCCGATCCTGGGCATGGTGCCGCCCGATCCGGCCTCGCTCGCGCCGTCCGAGCTGGCGGGTCTGCTCAAGCTCGGCGGGCACTTCCGCTCGCTCGGCGCCGAGCGCTTCCACGCGCTCCACAAGCTGATGACGATGAGCAGCGCGGATTACCTCGACGAGTGGTTCGAGTTCGACACGCTGAAGGCCACGAAATCGGCCAGCGGCATCATCGGCACCTTCCTCGGGCCGCGCTCGCCGGGCTCGGCCTACGTGCTGCTCCACCACTACATGGGGGAGATCGACGGCGCCTTCCGAGCCTGGGGCTTCCAGAAGGGAGGCACGGGGGCGATCAGCAACAGCATCGCGAGCGCCGCGCGCGCCTTCGGCGCCGAGATTCGCACCGGCGCCGGCGTCGATCGCGTCACGACTCGGGGTGATCGCGTCACCGGCGTGGCGCTCGAGAGCGGCGAGGAGATCGCCGCCGACCGCGTGGTCTCGGGGCTCGATCCCCGGCTCACGTTCACCCGGCTGCTCGATCCCAAGTCGCTTCCTTCCGACGTGGTCGACGGCGTGCGGCGCTACAAGTTCCGCGGCTCGTCGGGCAAGGTGAACCTGGCGCTCTCGGGACTGCCGAACTTCAGCTGCCTGCCCGGCAACGGCCCGCACCTGCGCGGGGCGGTCTCGATCAGTCCGACGATCGACTACCTGGAACGCGCCTATGACGACGCCAAGTACGGCGAGTTCTCCGCGCACCCGTACATGGACATCGTGATTCCATCGATGATCGATCCGGGAATGGCTCCGCCCGGGAAGCACGTGATGAGCATCTTTGTCCAGTACGCGCCCTATGCGCTGAACGGCGGCTGGAACGACGCGCGGCGTGAGGCGTTTGGCGACGCGGTGGTGAAGACGCTGGCGCGGTACGCGCCCGACATCGAGTCGCTCATCCTCCACCGTCAGGTGCTGACGCCCGCGGACATCGAGCGCATCACCGGGCTCAGCGAAGGCAACATCTTCCAGGGCGAGCTCGCGCTGCAGCAGCTCTTCTTCCTGCGTCCGGTGCCGGAGTGGGCGAAGTACCGGACCCCGATCCACGGCTACTGGCAGTGTGGCGCCGGGACGCATCCGGGCGGCGGCATCATGGGCGCTTCCGGGCGGCTGGCGGCGCTCGAGATGCTGAAGGACGGACGATGA
- a CDS encoding aromatic ring-hydroxylating dioxygenase subunit alpha, which translates to MSDFHRTTTSFKQGSRTMPGEVYTSPQILAEEKERIHARTWNCVGRSSRIEQPGQYFVAQIAGESIIVLRDRKNALRAFFNVCRHRGTRICMESSGQFGETIQCPYHAWTYRTDGELIGAPHMQDVEDFEKSEYPLHAAAIAEWEGFLFVNIARDPEPFERAFSPMIGRFSRFGLPGLVPGYQVTYDVRANWKLVFQNYSECLHCPTIHPKLATVLPYQSGANDLVEGRFLGGYMEITPPNQSATMTGRMCGPLVSGALPEDDRHRGYYYTLMPNLLLSLHPDYVNYYLVHPVAPDHTRVESEWLFHPDTIADPNNNIRDGIEFWDLTNRQDWDIVERSQLGIASRRYAPGPYSARESIPAAWDRAYRELMGRA; encoded by the coding sequence ATGAGCGACTTTCATCGCACCACGACGAGCTTCAAGCAGGGCTCCCGCACGATGCCGGGGGAGGTCTACACCTCGCCGCAGATCCTCGCCGAGGAGAAGGAACGGATCCACGCCCGCACCTGGAACTGCGTCGGACGCTCATCGCGGATCGAGCAGCCCGGCCAGTACTTCGTCGCCCAGATCGCCGGCGAGTCGATCATCGTCCTGCGCGATCGCAAGAACGCGCTGCGCGCCTTCTTCAACGTCTGCCGCCATCGCGGAACCCGGATCTGCATGGAATCGTCGGGCCAGTTCGGCGAGACCATCCAGTGCCCTTATCACGCCTGGACCTATCGCACGGACGGTGAGCTGATCGGTGCGCCGCACATGCAGGATGTCGAGGACTTCGAGAAGAGCGAGTACCCGCTTCATGCGGCTGCGATCGCGGAGTGGGAAGGCTTCCTGTTCGTGAACATCGCGCGCGATCCGGAGCCGTTCGAGCGCGCCTTCTCGCCGATGATCGGGCGGTTCTCGCGCTTCGGATTGCCGGGCCTGGTTCCCGGGTACCAGGTCACCTACGACGTGCGGGCCAACTGGAAGCTGGTCTTCCAGAACTATTCCGAATGCCTGCACTGCCCGACCATTCATCCCAAGCTCGCCACGGTGCTGCCGTACCAGAGCGGAGCCAATGATCTGGTGGAAGGCCGTTTCCTCGGTGGGTACATGGAGATCACGCCTCCCAACCAGAGCGCCACCATGACGGGACGCATGTGCGGTCCGCTGGTGAGCGGAGCGCTTCCCGAGGACGACCGGCACCGCGGCTACTACTACACGCTGATGCCGAACCTCCTGCTCAGCCTCCATCCCGACTACGTGAACTACTACCTGGTCCATCCCGTGGCCCCCGATCACACCCGCGTCGAATCGGAGTGGCTCTTCCATCCCGACACGATCGCCGATCCGAACAACAACATCCGCGACGGGATCGAGTTCTGGGATCTCACCAACCGCCAGGACTGGGACATCGTCGAGCGCAGCCAGCTCGGGATCGCGTCGCGCCGCTATGCTCCGGGGCCGTACTCCGCGCGGGAGAGCATTCCCGCCGCGTGGGACCGGGCATACCGGGAGTTGATGGGAAGGGCCTAG
- a CDS encoding NAD(P)/FAD-dependent oxidoreductase has translation MSERFDAIVVGAGVNGLVAASLLGRSGLQVLLLERGEGVGGQSALTEFAPGFRVAPLAGDAGWAPPSIIEGLGLGAIEQAEDGAGVTVVDEMGQCLSIPHDARRAAEAIRARSQSDAAKWPAFTTRLGKLAGFLEALYQVPVPDIDARSLDDLLPMVGVGQKFRALGRVDMIELLRTLPMSVWELADDWFETPALKAAVAAGGIQDVQQGPRSGGTGFVLLHHLVGAPAGSVRGRRPWRKSPGAFARAVENVARRTKEITIRAGAKVSRLRIQDEAVLGVVLENGDTFDAKTVISTADPAQTFLDWIDPVWLDPEFIHAVRNIRYRGCTGLVLYALDAPPTIPGLAQDALAGVVSLSSRVESIERAADAAKYGALAETPHIELSMPTALWPDEAPSSKHILVARVQYAPYRLRQGAWDAARRDALAETVSRAIERVAPGFGSRVLHRAAWTPRDLEERYGLHQGAISHGELALDQILFMRPVAGWGKHRTPIDGLYLGGAGAHPGPGVLGGPGWLAARRLLKDRKARS, from the coding sequence ATGAGCGAGCGCTTCGACGCGATCGTGGTGGGCGCCGGGGTCAACGGTCTGGTCGCCGCTTCGCTCCTCGGACGAAGCGGGCTCCAGGTGCTGCTGCTCGAGCGCGGCGAAGGGGTTGGCGGGCAGAGCGCGCTGACCGAGTTCGCGCCCGGCTTCCGGGTCGCGCCGCTCGCCGGCGACGCCGGATGGGCGCCGCCTTCGATCATCGAGGGCCTCGGGCTCGGCGCCATCGAGCAGGCCGAGGACGGCGCAGGCGTCACGGTCGTGGACGAAATGGGCCAGTGCCTGTCGATTCCACACGACGCGCGTCGCGCCGCGGAGGCGATCCGCGCCCGCTCGCAGAGTGACGCCGCCAAGTGGCCGGCGTTCACCACCCGGCTTGGGAAGCTGGCCGGATTCCTCGAGGCCCTCTACCAGGTGCCGGTGCCGGACATCGACGCGCGCTCGCTCGACGACTTGCTGCCGATGGTCGGCGTGGGGCAGAAGTTCCGCGCGCTGGGACGGGTGGACATGATCGAGCTCCTGCGCACGCTTCCAATGTCGGTGTGGGAGCTGGCCGACGACTGGTTCGAGACGCCGGCGCTCAAGGCCGCGGTCGCGGCCGGCGGAATCCAGGATGTGCAGCAAGGCCCGCGCTCGGGCGGCACCGGATTCGTGCTGCTCCATCACCTCGTCGGCGCTCCGGCCGGCTCGGTGCGAGGCCGCCGGCCGTGGCGGAAGAGCCCGGGAGCGTTCGCGCGCGCGGTGGAGAACGTCGCGCGGCGGACCAAGGAAATCACCATCCGAGCCGGGGCCAAGGTGTCACGCCTCCGGATTCAGGATGAGGCGGTGCTGGGCGTTGTCCTGGAGAACGGGGACACCTTCGATGCCAAGACCGTGATTTCGACCGCGGATCCCGCGCAGACCTTCCTCGACTGGATCGACCCCGTCTGGCTCGATCCCGAGTTCATCCACGCGGTGCGGAACATTCGCTACCGCGGCTGCACCGGGCTCGTGCTCTACGCGCTCGACGCCCCGCCCACCATCCCTGGCCTCGCGCAGGACGCGCTCGCCGGGGTGGTGAGCCTGTCGTCCCGTGTCGAGTCGATCGAGCGGGCCGCCGACGCCGCCAAGTACGGCGCCCTCGCCGAAACGCCTCACATCGAGCTCTCGATGCCGACGGCGCTGTGGCCCGACGAGGCGCCTTCGAGCAAGCACATCCTCGTGGCGCGGGTGCAGTACGCGCCGTATCGTCTGCGCCAGGGCGCGTGGGACGCGGCGCGCCGGGATGCGCTCGCGGAGACGGTGTCCCGAGCCATCGAGCGGGTGGCGCCGGGGTTCGGCTCGCGGGTGCTCCATCGGGCGGCGTGGACGCCGCGGGATCTCGAGGAACGCTACGGTCTGCACCAGGGCGCCATCTCGCACGGCGAGCTGGCCCTCGACCAGATCCTGTTCATGCGGCCGGTCGCCGGCTGGGGCAAGCACCGCACGCCGATCGACGGGCTGTATCTGGGCGGCGCCGGCGCTCACCCCGGACCGGGCGTGCTGGGCGGGCCGGGCTGGCTGGCGGCCAGGCGGCTGCTGAAGGATCGGAAGGCAAGGTCATGA